ttcagtgtgtGCGCATGTTCAGTGTGTGCacgcgtgttcagtgtgcgttcagtgttcagtgcgcacgtgttcagtgtgcgttcagtgtgtgcgcatgttcagtgtgcgcgtgttcagtgtgtgcgcgtgttcagtgtgAGCACGCGTGTTCAGGGTGCGCGCGTGTTCAGTGCGTTCAGTGTGcgcgcgtgttcagtgtgcgttcagtgcgcgcgtgtgttcagtgtgcgcgcgcgtgttcagtgtgcgcgcgcgtgttcagtgtgcgcgcgcgtgttcagtgtgcgcgcgcgtgttcagtgtgcgcgcgcgtgttcagtgtgtgcgcgtgttcagtgtgtgcgcgtgttcagtgtgcgcgcgcgtgttcagtgtgcgcgcgcgtgttcagtgtgcgcgcgcgtgttcagtgtgcgcgcgcgtgttcagtgtgcgcgcgcgtgttcagtgtgcgcgcgcgtgtgttcagtgtgtgcgcgTGGTCAGTGTGTGCGCGTGGtcagtgtgcgttcagtgtgtGCGCATGTTCAGTGTGTGCacgcgtgttcagtgtgcgttcagtgttcagtgcgcacgtgttcagtgtgcgttcagtgtgtGCGCATGTTCAGTGTGCGCAtgttcagtgtgcgttcagtgcgcgcacgcgtgttcagtgtgcgtccagtgtgcgcgcgcgtgttcagtgcgttcagtgtgcgcgcgtgttcagtgtgtgcgcgtgttcagtgtgcgttcagtgtgtgtgcgtgttcagtgtgcgtccagtgtgtgcgtgttcagtgtgcgtcCAGTGTGTGCacgtgttcagtgtgcgttcagtgtgtgcacgtgttcagtgtgcgttcagtgtgcgcgtgttcagtgtgcgttcagtgtgcgcacgtgttcagtgtgcgtccagtgtgtgcgtgttcagtgcgtgttcagtgtgcgcgcgtgttcagtgtgcgcgtgttcagtgtgcgttcagtgcgcgcgtgtgttcagtgtgtgcgcgtgttcagtgtgcgttcagtgtgtGCGCATGTTCAGTGTGTGCacgcgtgttcagtgtgcgttcagtgttcagtgcgcacgtgttcagtgtgcgttcagtgtgtgcgcatgttcagtgtgcgcgtgttcagtgtgcgttcagtgcGCGCACGCGTGTTCAGGGTGTGCGCGCGCGTGTTCAGTGCGTTCAGTGTGcgcgcgtgttcagtgtgtgcgcgtgttcagtgtgcgcgcgcgttcagtgtgcgttcagtgtgtGCATGTTCAGTGGGTGCGTTCAGTGCGCTcgtgttcagtgtgcgttcagtgtgtgcgtgttgagtgtgtgtgcacgtgtgttcagtgtgtgcgtgTTGAGTGTGTGCGTGTCGAGTGTGTGCGTGTCGAGTGTGTGCGTGTCCAGTGTGTGTGCGTTCAGTGTGTGTGCgttcagtgtgcgttcagtgtgtgcgtgttcagtgtgtgcgtgtgttcagtgtgtgtgcgtgttgagtgtgtgcgtgttcagtgtgcgtccagtgtgtgcgtgttcagtgtgcgtccagtgtgtgcgtgttcagtgtgcgtcCAGTGTGTGCGTGTTGagtgtgtgcgcgtgttcagtgtgcgttcagtgtgtgcacgtgttcagtgtgcgtgttcagtgtgcgttcagtgcgcgcgtgtgttcagtgtgtgcgcgtggtcagtgtgtgcgcgtgttcagtgtgcgttcagtgtgtgcgtgttgagtgtgtgcgcgtgttgagtgtgcgttcagtgtgtgcacgtgttcagtgtgcgtgttcagtgtgtgtgcgtgttcagtgtgcaCGTGTTCAGTGAGCGTTCAGTGTTCAGTGTGCACGTGTTCAGTGAGCGTTCAGTGTGTGCGCGTTCAGTGTGCacgtgttcagtgtgcgttcagtgtgtGCGCACGCGTGTTCAGGGTGTGCGCGCGCGTGTTCAGTGCGTTCAGTGTGcgcgcgtgttcagtgtgtgcgcgtgttcagtgtgcgttcagtgtgtGCGCATGTTCAGTGTGTGCacgcgtgttcagtgtgcgttcagtgttcagtgcgcacgtgttcagtgtgcgttcagtgtgtGCGCATGTTCAGTGTGCGCAtgttcagtgtgcgttcagtgcGCGCACGCGTGTTCAGGGTGTGCGCGCGCGTGTTCAGTGCGTTCAGTGTGcgcgcgtgttcagtgtgtgcgcgtgttcagtgtgcgttcagtgtgtGCGCATGTTCAGTGTGTGCacgcgtgttcagtgtgcgttcagtgttcagtgcgcacgtgttcagtgtgcgttcagtgtgtgcgcatgttcagtgtgcgcgtgttcagtgtgcgttcagtgcGCGCACGCGTGTTCAGGGTGTGCGCGCGCGTGTTCAGTGCGTTCAGTGTGCGCGCGTGTTCAGTGAGCGCGCgttcagtgtgcgttcagtgtgtgcatgtgcgttcagtgtgcgtgcgcgtgttcagtgtgcgttcagtgtgtgcgcgtgttcagtgtgcgtgcgttcagtgtgtgcgcgtgttcagtgtgtgcgcgtgttcagtgtgtgccgcgtgttcagtgtgcgttcagtgttcagtgcgcacgtgttcagtgtgcgttcagtgtgtgcgcatgttcagtgtgcgcgtgttcagtgtgcgttcagtgcGCGCACGCGTGTTCAGGGTGTGCGCGTGTTCAGTGCGcgcgcgtgttcagtgtgcgcgcgcgcgtgttcagtgtgcgcgcgcgcgtgttcagtgtgcgcgcgcgcgtgttcagtgtgcgcgcgcgcgtgttcagtgtgcgcgcgcgtgttcagtgtgcgcgcgcgtgttcagtgtgcgcgcgcgtgttcagtgtgcgcgcgcgtgttcagtgtgcgcgcgcgtgttcagtgtgcgcgcgcgtgttcagtgtgtgcgtgtgtgtgcgtgttcagtgtgtgcgcgtgttcagtgtgtgcgttcgtgttcagtgtgtgcgcgtgttcagtgtgtgcgcgtgttcagtgtgcgttcagtgtgtgcgcgtgttcagtgtgtgcgcgtggtcagtgtgcgttcagtgtgtGCGCATGTTCAGTGTGTGCacgcgtgttcagtgtgcgttcagtgttcagtgcgcacgtgttcagtgtgcgttcagtgtgtGCGCATGTTCAGTGTGCGCAtgttcagtgtgcgttcagtgcgcgcacgcgtgttcagtgtgcgcgcgcgtgttcagtgtgcgcgcgcgtgttcagtgtgcgcgcgcgtgttcagtgtgcgcgcgcgtgttcagtgtgcgcgcgcgtgttcagtgtgcgcgCGCGTGGTCAGTGTGCGCGCGCGTGGTCAGTGTGCGCGCGCGTGGTCAGTGTGTGCGCGTGGtcagtgtgcgttcagtgtgtGCGCGTGGTCAGTGTGTGCGCGTGGtcagtgtgcgttcagtgtgtGCGCATGTTCAGTGTGTGCacgcgtgttcagtgtgcgttcagtgttcagtgcgcacgtgttcagtgtgtgcgcgtgttcagtgtgtgcgcgtgttcagtgtgcgttcagtgtgcgttcagtgtgcgcacgtgttcagtgtgcgttcagtgtgtgcgcgtgttcagtgtgtgttcagtgtgtgcgcgtgttcagtgtgtgcgcgtgttcagTGCACACACAGTGTGTGCGCCTGCGCTGTGTGGGCACGCGTGTTGTGTGGGGGTTCAGGTTTGAGTGCGCTcgtgttcagtgtgcgttcagtgtgtgcgcatgttcagtgtgcgcgtgttcagtgtgcgcgtgttcagtgtgcgttcagtgcGCGTGTTCAGGGTGTGCGCGCGTGTGTTCAGTGCGTTCAGTGTGTGCGCATGTTCAGTgtgcgcgtgttcagtgtgcgttcagtgcgcgcgtgtgttcagtgtgtgtgtgttcagtgtgtgtgtgtgtgcgcacgcGTGTTCAGGGTGTGCGTGCGCGTGTTCAGTGCGTTCAGTGTGcgcgcgtgttcagtgtgcgttcagtgcgcgcgtgtgttcagtgtgtgcgcgtggtcagtgtgtgcgcgtgttcagtgtgcgttcagtgttcagtgtgcgtccagtgtgtgcgtgttcagtgtgcgttcagtgtgtgcgcatgttcagtgtgcgcgtgttcagtgtgcgttcagtgcGCGCACGCGTGTTCAGGGTGTGCGCGCGCGTGTTCAGTGCGTTCAGTGTGCACGTGTGTTCAGTGTGTACGCGTGTTCAGTGTGTACGTtcagtgtgttcagtgtgtgcatgttcagtgtgtgcgttcagtcttcagtgtgtgttcagtgtgtgcgtgttcagtgtgtgcgttcagtcttcagtgtgtgcgtgtgttgagtgtgtgcgtgttcagtgtgtgcgtgtgttgaGTGTGTGCGTTGTGCGTCCAGTGTgtgcgtgttcagtgtgcgtccagtgtgtgcgtgttcagtgtgcgtccagtgtgtgcgtgttcagtgtgcgtccagtgtgtgcgtgttcagtgtgcgtccagtgtgtgcgtgttcagtgtgcgttcagtgtgtgcgtgttcagtgtgcgtccagtgtgtgcgtgttcagtgtgcgtccagtgtgtgcgtgttcagtgagtgtgtgtgcgcgtgttcagtgtgcgtccagtgtgtgcgtgttcagtgtgcgtccagtgtgtgcgtgttcagtgtgcgcgcgcgttcagtgtgcgcgcgcgttcagtgtgcgcgcgcgttcagttaaaaaaataagtgccatccagcattttttatgtGATATCCCTAAACTCACATAACAGCAGATGGAGGGAAAGAGCTAGAGTGTTTCAGAGCCGTGACTGACATGACCaatatttgatgaagtttgcatcattgattcaGTTTATTAGTGTGAATCAGTCTGTAGCGTATGAAGCGTGATAAAGCGACCGTCACCTGGTGTGTGGAGAGCAGGTAGATCGGGCTGGGTGGCGGCACCTCGCTCAGCTCACAGCTCAGACCCAGAGATGTCAAGATCTCCGTCAGAACCTCATAGCGCCGAGCGTTGCTCATCTTCAGCTCGGAGAAGCCGGCGGAGCCGTGAGCATCGTGGGCGTCCGGAGCCGTTTCCAAACGCACCTGAACAAGAGGAGAAGAATACAggaatacattttacatttgaaCAGTAAACCACTGTTGTGCAGCATTTTATTTgccaaaaaaagtttaattttgctttatatcttaatttgattACCACCATTtttgatattatattatgatttCATTCTTATGTAgcaaaattaaaactgaaaaaaataaaacatttcatagGGCCCcattattgtttaataaattaagttgttaaagctttatgaattcaattaattatacATGCTTTTTAATtacttacatttaatttaaccaattaattgaaaaaagtatgaaaaaaaaaattgtgaagaAGTAGGGGAGAGCGGGGTAAGTTGTCATGCTTTTCACACGGTCTAACATTTACTGGGCACCATACATCACAACAGTATAAATGTCAAACCAAATGAAAGAAGGAAGTCTTGGGCACACATGTTGtattcattacattttcatatcTTATCTCATTATGGAGTTGTAGACTGTTGAATAGAGAATGTGCGCTTGTGACAATTTGCCCCATTGGCGGGTAAATTATCACACTAGATTATCTAAAAATAAGAACACAACtgcttaattattattattgattctAGTTTTTAAATTCAAACCAGAACTGGAAATATAAACAATCATGCCTAGAGAATTTGgaaaaacaattataataatCCAAACACACTAAGTGGCAAAACTTTAAACTCAAACTTTCTCTGGATTGCACGTAGATCCATGATAACTGAGTGGAATACTGCAGAGAACTCGCTTAACATGTTGAACCTCTTTTTTGAGCATGTTCTATGCGTTCAGTTGTactggggcaagttgtcacatgtGAGTCATTGAGACAACTGTGTGCTAATGTTGGCTAAATCTTAAGGTTCACTCAACATAGCACGTCAGCTACAGTATCAAAAGACACGTCATTGGCTCCTGttgtacaaaataataatttttaacatttatacctaacaaacatttaaagtacaaattttttactttttaagccAAAAAATAAGATAATTGTGCTTACCTCAGATTAGAGCGATCTTGACCACATGTGACCAGGAAGTGGCTATTTGATTTTTGAGATAGAGCCTCTAGTTTTGGAGTTCTGAAgagtgtgacaacttaccccgcTCTCCCCTAACAGCGATTCCCCAGCGGGTTACCTGACACAGAACGGCCTCTCCGCTGTCGGCTCCGTGAGTCACGCGCACGATGGCCATGTCCCGCTCTTCCTGCGCACAGATCTCGCCCCACAGCTCCACCTCACCGCCGCCGCCGTCGTCGTCCCGCTCGTACACGCGTCCGCTGGCCACGACACTCAGCTGCAGCTCCGCGCTGTCGGCCTTGGTGAAGCTCAGCCTGCAGATCCGGTCTTTCTGAAGGTCTCGGGGCCGCAGCACCAGTCCGGCGGGACACAGCGTGGACGACAGACCCAACACCTTCCCGCCCTGGCTCAGGTAGGACAGGAAGCGCAGCTGCAGCTGCGGCGTGAGCGTCTGGTCGGTGGCGAGCACCAGCAGCCGCGTGTTCTCCGGCCAGGGATCGCTCAGCGCCGTCTGCGGCCGCAGCGGGTAGATGGTGTAGCGCTCCGTGTCCACGCACTCGGCCAGGAGCGAGCGGATCCGCTGGTACTGCTGCTCGCAGCCGCCCGTGAACACCAGCACGTTGGGCGGCTTCCCGCCGGCGTTCGGCCTCACGCTCTCCTCGCCGTCATCCGCACCGGCGCTGTCGTCCGGGAGGTCCGGGATGTTCTCCGCGGAGGCGAACTTGACCGAGAGGATGGTGCTGTTCTCCAGCTCCAGACACTCGTGGCAGCTGGACAGATGCAGGTGGTGTCCGTCCATGTGCTTGTGTTCAGACGGGAGCTCCGGCTCCTCCTGCGACGCTCGGCGCTCCAGACGCAGGCTGCTCTTTCGGGACAGCGGCGGCTCCGTCGGCTCGCTCAGACGTTTGGCCTCGAGTCTCCGTCTGCCGTCCGACCGCTGCTTCTCCAACAGCTGCTTGAGCGCAGATTCTCTGAGCAACACGgctgggagagagagagaaaaacacgCCGTTAATCCGCACACCTGCGTGATGATGACGCTGGCTGTGACCAAACTTACAAACTATCTTCTCAGGTATGAGCCCATTTTCCATATGAAGACGATCTTCCATAAAAGCCACACCGAGCCGGCTGAAGTTTTCCAAACTGGCCTCGGCGACGGCCCGGTACGGCTGCCCTGGACTGTACGCCAATGGGAGACAGTAATCGGACCAGTTCAGCACCTGAAACACAGACAGTTACGCAAGTATGGATCCGACACGTCCAAGTTTTGTTCTCATCTGATAGTGTCAAACgcataatattaatgaatattaagTGTCATTTAAAGCCCAACAGAATCGAGACGAACACAAGATCCATCATGTGACAGAACTGGAGGAACCAGACTCAGTTCTCTGGCCAAATCAACAACGACcgaaaacaataacaacaattatAGTCATCTGTGCAAGTAGaa
The nucleotide sequence above comes from Chanodichthys erythropterus isolate Z2021 chromosome 10, ASM2448905v1, whole genome shotgun sequence. Encoded proteins:
- the hlcs gene encoding biotin--protein ligase isoform X2, which codes for MEDRLHMENGLIPEKIVSVLLRESALKQLLEKQRSDGRRRLEAKRLSEPTEPPLSRKSSLRLERRASQEEPELPSEHKHMDGHHLHLSSCHECLELENSTILSVKFASAENIPDLPDDSAGADDGEESVRPNAGGKPPNVLVFTGGCEQQYQRIRSLLAECVDTERYTIYPLRPQTALSDPWPENTRLLVLATDQTLTPQLQLRFLSYLSQGGKVLGLSSTLCPAGLVLRPRDLQKDRICRLSFTKADSAELQLSVVASGRVYERDDDGGGGEVELWGEICAQEERDMAIVRVTHGADSGEAVLCQVRLETAPDAHDAHGSAGFSELKMSNARRYEVLTEILTSLGLSCELSEVPPPSPIYLLSTHQEQKDCFLRWLRRQTDGSAGVLRSAAGVLKVLWAGDEPPDLGDGERAFHTEPPESFSEHFSLQTYRRHLQTQRLGQTVIYADVTSTTMDLLAGLVSQAPQEVGLIAIAARQTQGKGRGGNAWLSPLGCAMFTLHLQVPLNSRLGQRLPFLQHLVALAVVESVRTLPGYEDVDLRLKWPNDIYYSNLMKLGGVLVNSSMTGQTFSLLIGCGFNVSNSNPTVCINDLVRQQNREHGRSLDALDPAQLIARSVTLLERFVSDFQLRGPQALLPLYYSRWVHGGSRVRLWSEDGPEAEVLGLDENGFLQVNSGDQGVVSVQPDGNSFDMLRNLVVIKSS